In a single window of the Pseudodesulfovibrio profundus genome:
- the phnL gene encoding phosphonate C-P lyase system protein PhnL, giving the protein MSVRISVKDLNKTFTLHTQGGTSIGVFSDLNLEVKAGECVALAGESGSGKSSLICSLYGNYKPQSGSIDILHDGETVDILTATPREILDIRNRTMGYVSQFLRVVPRVSALDVVAEPLFSLTGDQAMACDRAAFLLKRLNIPPTLWSLPPATFSGGEQQRVNIARGFSVEYPILLLDEPTASLDAGNRQVVVKLIKEAKARGTAVVGIFHDEEVRDEVSDKLFEMRSFKEAA; this is encoded by the coding sequence ATGTCCGTCAGAATATCAGTTAAAGACCTCAACAAGACTTTTACCCTGCACACCCAGGGCGGCACTTCCATCGGTGTCTTTTCCGATCTCAATCTGGAAGTGAAGGCCGGAGAGTGCGTGGCTCTTGCCGGGGAGTCCGGCTCAGGCAAATCGTCCCTGATCTGTTCCCTGTACGGCAACTACAAGCCCCAATCCGGTTCCATCGATATCCTGCACGATGGCGAGACCGTGGATATCCTCACGGCCACCCCGCGTGAAATCCTCGACATCCGCAATCGTACCATGGGCTACGTCAGCCAGTTCCTGCGGGTCGTGCCGCGAGTCAGTGCCTTGGACGTGGTTGCCGAACCGCTGTTTTCCCTGACCGGTGATCAGGCCATGGCCTGTGACCGGGCCGCCTTTCTTCTCAAGCGTCTCAATATCCCCCCGACTTTGTGGTCCCTGCCGCCTGCCACTTTTTCCGGCGGCGAACAACAGCGGGTGAACATCGCCCGTGGCTTCAGCGTTGAATATCCCATTTTGCTTCTGGACGAACCCACCGCATCTCTGGATGCGGGCAATCGCCAGGTGGTGGTCAAGCTGATCAAGGAAGCCAAGGCGCGCGGCACTGCCGTTGTCGGGATTTTCCATGATGAGGAAGTTCGCGACGAAGTTTCTGACAAATTGTTTGAAATGCGCAGTTTCAAGGAGGCTGCATAA
- a CDS encoding alpha-D-ribose 1-methylphosphonate 5-triphosphate diphosphatase, whose protein sequence is MNCVIKNARIVLRDEIIQGSVRVVDGIINSVDQGPCNTTGAIDLEGDYLLPGFVELHTDNLEQEIEPRPGVFWPDPLASALAHDATMVSAGITTVLDAVSLGEYHDGPKRMQILDMSLGALRKARSTGILKADHKLHLRCEYSDPKVMDVFMPHIDDDVLMLVSLMDHTPGQRQFTDTDKYRQYYKKGWSDEEFAEISQRMIATQANCAVDQRAHIIALCHGRNIPLASHDDTTADHIRQAVTEQIAISEFPTTLAAASLAREAGIHIVMGGPNVVRGGSHSGNVSALDLAEAGLLDILSSDYVPGSLVSGAFIMHRKLDMPLSEAIAKISVNPANAIGLNDRGQIRPGLRGDMVRVREIESLPAVLQTWAVGTAKNVEIPAKSAA, encoded by the coding sequence ATGAATTGTGTCATAAAAAACGCTCGTATCGTCCTCAGGGACGAGATCATCCAGGGCTCTGTCCGGGTGGTGGACGGCATCATCAATTCTGTGGATCAGGGGCCGTGCAATACGACCGGTGCCATTGATCTTGAAGGCGACTACCTGCTGCCGGGATTTGTTGAACTGCACACCGACAACCTGGAACAGGAAATCGAACCACGCCCCGGCGTGTTTTGGCCAGACCCGCTCGCCTCGGCACTGGCCCATGACGCCACCATGGTCAGCGCTGGCATTACCACGGTCCTGGATGCGGTCTCCCTTGGCGAATACCATGACGGCCCCAAGCGGATGCAGATTCTGGACATGAGTTTGGGCGCTTTGCGCAAGGCACGCTCCACCGGCATCCTCAAGGCGGATCATAAACTCCACCTGCGCTGTGAGTACTCCGACCCCAAGGTCATGGATGTATTCATGCCTCACATCGACGACGATGTCCTGATGCTGGTTTCGCTCATGGACCACACTCCTGGTCAGCGGCAGTTTACGGACACGGATAAATACCGACAATATTACAAGAAAGGGTGGAGTGACGAGGAGTTTGCAGAAATTTCTCAGCGTATGATCGCCACGCAGGCAAATTGTGCTGTGGACCAGCGAGCACACATCATCGCGCTTTGTCATGGCCGTAACATTCCCCTGGCGAGCCATGACGACACCACTGCCGATCATATCCGGCAGGCCGTGACCGAGCAGATAGCCATCTCGGAATTTCCCACAACCCTGGCGGCAGCTTCCCTGGCACGGGAGGCTGGAATTCATATCGTCATGGGCGGCCCCAACGTGGTTCGCGGCGGCTCGCATTCAGGCAATGTCTCGGCGTTGGATCTGGCCGAAGCCGGATTGCTGGACATCCTGTCGTCCGATTACGTTCCCGGCAGTCTCGTCTCCGGGGCCTTCATCATGCATCGAAAACTCGACATGCCGCTGAGCGAAGCCATAGCCAAAATCAGCGTCAATCCGGCCAACGCCATCGGCTTGAATGATCGCGGTCAAATCCGCCCCGGCCTGCGTGGAGACATGGTTCGTGTCAGGGAAATCGAGTCTCTGCCCGCTGTGTTACAGACCTGGGCCGTCGGAACTGCAAAGAATGTTGAAATACCTGCAAAAAGCGCTGCCTGA
- the phnC gene encoding phosphonate ABC transporter ATP-binding protein, translating to MKTIGMAQKCQTEAIKVTDLCKVYPNGTVALKDVSVAVDSNDFCVVIGLSGAGKSTMLRCMNRLIQPTSGQVALFGEDVTNVNGSHLKQVRRRVGMIFQQFNLVRRLTVLDNVLVGRLRFNSSPLKRCSSIFRQFSKQEKEFAFHCLQQVGIADLAYRRADALSGGQQQRVAIARALAQEPEVFLADEPIASLDPRSSETVMQILSKIHEENCIPVLVNLHHIDFAQRYGKRILGMSKGELIFDGTANDLTAEAVSCIYGDEAEEALEELSAA from the coding sequence ATGAAAACCATAGGAATGGCCCAGAAATGCCAAACAGAAGCGATCAAGGTGACCGACCTTTGCAAGGTATATCCCAATGGCACCGTCGCCCTGAAAGATGTATCCGTCGCCGTGGATTCCAACGATTTTTGTGTCGTCATCGGTTTGTCTGGTGCAGGTAAATCAACCATGCTCCGCTGCATGAATCGGCTCATCCAGCCCACCAGTGGGCAGGTGGCCCTGTTTGGTGAAGACGTCACCAATGTCAACGGTTCCCATCTCAAGCAAGTCCGCCGTCGGGTGGGCATGATTTTCCAGCAATTCAATTTGGTTCGCCGACTGACTGTTCTGGATAATGTCCTGGTTGGTCGTCTGCGATTCAACTCCAGTCCCCTGAAGCGGTGTAGTTCCATATTCAGGCAGTTTTCCAAGCAGGAGAAGGAATTCGCCTTTCACTGTTTGCAGCAGGTGGGTATCGCGGACCTGGCATACCGCCGGGCTGATGCATTGTCCGGCGGGCAGCAGCAGCGTGTTGCCATTGCCCGCGCTCTGGCCCAGGAGCCTGAGGTTTTCCTGGCAGACGAACCCATCGCCAGCCTCGATCCACGCAGTTCGGAAACAGTCATGCAGATTCTCTCAAAGATCCATGAGGAAAACTGCATCCCTGTTCTGGTGAATCTGCACCACATCGATTTTGCCCAACGATACGGCAAACGCATCCTCGGCATGTCCAAGGGCGAACTCATTTTTGACGGTACGGCAAACGATCTCACAGCCGAGGCCGTATCCTGCATTTATGGCGACGAAGCGGAAGAGGCTCTGGAAGAGCTGTCAGCCGCTTAA
- the phnD gene encoding phosphonate ABC transporter substrate-binding protein — protein sequence MFSKLSRVFVVAALVLAFALPGLANAGADSWPKTVKLGFIPTEGAADSAKRARPIAKKMEDILGVKVEIFTASSYAGIITAMANKHIDFAYFGPKSYTEAAEKANAEAIVMEVNKDGQPGYTGIIISRKDSGITSMEQAKGKTFAFTDPNSTSGFLVPNVIFARDMKIDPKKYFKEIQFSGSHGASILAVKNGSIQVAATNNIDMNRMIQKGAVAEDDFIIIKESDLIPGSPMCARADLPASLKAAFAGALLQINDDPEALKILQTGGYKHTSDADYDIIRYLKRLKKQLAQK from the coding sequence ATGTTCAGTAAATTATCCAGAGTTTTTGTCGTGGCCGCCCTCGTGCTGGCCTTTGCCCTGCCGGGCCTGGCTAATGCCGGTGCCGACTCCTGGCCCAAAACCGTGAAACTCGGCTTCATCCCTACTGAAGGGGCTGCCGACTCAGCCAAACGCGCCCGTCCCATCGCCAAAAAGATGGAAGACATTCTCGGCGTGAAGGTCGAAATCTTCACTGCTTCCAGCTACGCCGGTATCATCACCGCCATGGCCAACAAGCACATCGACTTCGCCTACTTCGGGCCCAAGAGTTATACTGAGGCCGCTGAGAAGGCTAACGCCGAAGCCATTGTCATGGAAGTCAACAAGGATGGCCAGCCCGGCTACACCGGCATCATCATCTCCCGCAAGGACTCCGGCATCACTTCCATGGAGCAGGCCAAGGGCAAGACCTTTGCCTTCACCGATCCCAACTCCACTTCCGGCTTTCTGGTTCCCAACGTCATCTTCGCCCGCGACATGAAGATCGACCCCAAGAAGTACTTCAAGGAAATCCAATTCTCCGGGTCCCACGGCGCGTCCATTCTGGCCGTCAAGAATGGTTCCATCCAGGTTGCCGCCACCAACAACATCGACATGAATCGCATGATCCAGAAAGGCGCTGTTGCTGAAGACGACTTCATCATCATCAAGGAGTCGGACCTGATTCCTGGTTCCCCGATGTGCGCTCGCGCCGATCTGCCCGCCAGCCTCAAGGCCGCCTTTGCCGGTGCTCTGCTCCAGATCAACGACGACCCCGAAGCCCTGAAGATCCTTCAGACCGGCGGTTACAAGCACACCAGTGATGCCGACTACGACATCATCCGCTACCTCAAGCGCCTCAAGAAGCAGCTGGCCCAGAAGTAG
- the phnE gene encoding phosphonate ABC transporter, permease protein PhnE — MNHELTLAQVTPRKSFTEKLALGGLLTLVLTVLVSSYIYTDIDPFKLYDKRQNAFEYLFGRQLNDMDKQSAMKQAERLPEIIAFEEAFQDVKAEYVATGKELNNVAIQREAKQLANARVAAMSPEERDVIVQDEFDRISEEKRGGYFPPETAWPHLKEYLTSLIETIAIAIWGTLLAFIASIPMAMFAAKNTLELMVQGDGITQRCVRWFGQFVARRLLDFCRGFNEFVMALIFVAVIGLGPYAGVLALAIHTFGILGKVFSEAIEQIEPGQVEAVTASGAGPAQVMAFSVIPQVMPLIVSYTLLRFESNVRSATILGFVGAGGIGFLMYDKITGYLYREVCTMMILVIVSVTIIDYMCGILRRRFV; from the coding sequence ATGAACCATGAATTGACACTCGCACAGGTCACCCCCAGGAAGAGCTTCACCGAGAAGCTCGCCCTGGGGGGCCTTCTGACACTGGTCTTGACGGTCCTCGTATCATCATACATTTATACGGATATTGATCCATTCAAGCTATATGATAAACGCCAGAATGCCTTTGAGTACCTCTTCGGGCGCCAACTCAATGACATGGACAAGCAGTCGGCCATGAAACAGGCCGAGAGGCTGCCGGAGATCATTGCCTTTGAGGAGGCGTTTCAGGACGTCAAGGCTGAGTATGTTGCGACCGGAAAGGAATTGAACAACGTCGCCATCCAACGTGAGGCAAAACAGCTTGCCAACGCACGTGTTGCAGCCATGTCCCCGGAGGAAAGGGACGTCATTGTTCAGGATGAGTTCGATCGCATCTCAGAGGAGAAGCGGGGAGGGTATTTTCCGCCTGAAACCGCTTGGCCCCACCTCAAGGAATATCTCACTTCACTCATAGAAACCATCGCCATTGCCATCTGGGGAACGCTTCTGGCGTTCATTGCCTCGATCCCCATGGCCATGTTTGCGGCCAAGAACACCTTGGAACTCATGGTTCAGGGGGATGGCATCACCCAACGCTGTGTACGCTGGTTCGGCCAGTTCGTTGCACGCCGCCTGCTCGATTTCTGTCGAGGATTCAACGAATTCGTCATGGCACTCATTTTCGTGGCGGTCATCGGATTGGGTCCCTACGCTGGCGTCCTGGCTCTGGCCATTCACACCTTCGGCATCCTGGGCAAGGTCTTTTCCGAGGCCATCGAGCAAATCGAACCAGGCCAGGTGGAAGCAGTCACCGCCTCCGGTGCCGGCCCGGCACAGGTCATGGCGTTCTCTGTCATTCCGCAGGTCATGCCGCTCATCGTCAGCTACACGCTGCTCCGTTTCGAATCCAATGTGCGCTCCGCCACCATTCTCGGCTTTGTCGGGGCCGGTGGCATCGGGTTCCTGATGTACGATAAGATCACGGGGTATCTCTACCGCGAGGTCTGCACCATGATGATCCTGGTCATCGTGTCGGTGACGATCATCGACTACATGTGCGGTATTCTCAGAAGACGTTTTGTATAA
- a CDS encoding molybdopterin-dependent oxidoreductase, which yields MKTITACTMDCGDACSLLVDENKKSIRGNPEHPTTKGFCCKKGRRYFDRIDAEDRIITPLIKESSKFRKASWDEALTLVASRLDAARKTPESVLHIHGHGYRGLLSKASRIFFKRLGASSDYGTMCEKAGGEASFRDFGGRDHNDPEDIVNASRVINWGRDLTRTSIHQLALIQKARKNGTKVLTISPGGDDTPKFSDVNVTIKPGTDRFLAAAVLKLSLDTDDLDSQRLNRCANWPVLQELINGLSLNDLTQVCQVPTEDVAMIHDWYLDSGNVATVIGWGLQRYLHGGENVRFINGLAMISGNIGISGGGVYYSCPTGRHLGSWEHLVEGASGDRRELFMGDMAAEISRADPPIEFIWVDGHNVVNQVPDSRAMVDAFRAPFVVVVDGFMNDTALCADVILPPAFMFEREDVLGSYFHNCVNHCAKVMEPRGECRSDFDILSDLGSRLEPPLLLPDAETCLKEGLKKKNISIDELRGKGFVKVNHPSIAFENMQFGHADGLYRFPETLSPEPKSNQEYPLQLLTLIRGSSMHSQIPEKDQCGIPTVWVSKQNPACEQLSSARNSFLITLQGAMQVNVEKANNLHPDVVIIRRGGWMKCGHNANTLIRPMKTDMGDCTALYSQTCRLESR from the coding sequence ATGAAAACAATCACTGCCTGCACCATGGATTGCGGCGACGCCTGTTCGCTTCTCGTCGATGAGAACAAGAAATCCATCAGAGGAAACCCCGAACATCCAACCACCAAGGGATTTTGCTGCAAAAAGGGTAGACGTTACTTCGACCGAATCGATGCTGAAGATCGAATCATCACGCCTCTGATCAAAGAATCCAGCAAGTTCCGGAAGGCATCATGGGACGAAGCCCTGACCCTGGTTGCAAGCAGACTTGATGCCGCACGCAAGACTCCTGAATCCGTCCTCCACATCCACGGGCACGGCTACCGCGGTCTTTTAAGTAAGGCGAGCAGGATTTTCTTCAAGCGACTGGGCGCCTCAAGCGACTATGGCACCATGTGTGAAAAAGCTGGTGGCGAAGCATCCTTCCGTGATTTCGGAGGTCGGGATCACAATGATCCTGAAGATATTGTCAATGCCAGCCGTGTTATCAACTGGGGTCGCGATTTGACGCGTACTTCCATCCATCAGCTCGCCCTCATCCAGAAAGCGCGCAAGAACGGGACCAAAGTGCTGACCATTTCACCCGGTGGCGACGACACTCCCAAGTTCTCTGACGTCAATGTGACCATCAAGCCCGGCACGGATCGCTTTCTGGCCGCTGCCGTGCTCAAACTCTCCCTGGACACTGACGACCTCGACTCGCAGAGACTCAACCGATGTGCCAACTGGCCCGTTCTGCAGGAACTTATCAACGGCTTGAGTTTGAACGACCTGACCCAAGTGTGCCAAGTGCCGACAGAAGACGTTGCAATGATCCACGACTGGTATTTGGACTCAGGCAACGTGGCCACGGTTATCGGGTGGGGATTACAGCGATATCTTCACGGCGGTGAGAACGTCCGCTTCATCAACGGTCTCGCCATGATCTCAGGCAACATCGGCATTTCGGGAGGCGGTGTGTACTACAGTTGCCCCACGGGACGCCATTTGGGTAGCTGGGAACACTTGGTCGAGGGTGCATCCGGTGACCGACGAGAACTCTTCATGGGTGACATGGCCGCAGAAATCTCAAGGGCGGACCCGCCGATAGAGTTCATCTGGGTGGACGGCCACAACGTGGTCAACCAGGTGCCTGACTCCCGGGCCATGGTCGATGCATTTCGCGCTCCCTTCGTGGTCGTGGTGGACGGATTCATGAACGACACGGCCCTGTGCGCCGACGTCATCCTGCCGCCAGCATTCATGTTTGAGCGCGAAGACGTGCTTGGCTCCTACTTTCACAATTGCGTCAACCATTGCGCCAAGGTGATGGAACCGCGCGGAGAGTGCCGCTCGGATTTCGACATCCTGTCCGATCTGGGTTCCCGGCTTGAGCCACCGCTTCTCCTGCCGGATGCGGAAACCTGCCTCAAGGAAGGACTCAAGAAAAAGAATATCTCCATTGATGAATTGCGAGGGAAGGGATTCGTCAAAGTGAATCACCCTTCCATTGCCTTTGAGAATATGCAATTCGGGCACGCTGATGGGTTGTATCGGTTCCCGGAAACCCTGTCGCCCGAACCGAAGTCGAATCAGGAATATCCGCTGCAGCTTCTGACGCTCATCCGGGGCTCGTCCATGCACTCGCAAATACCGGAAAAAGACCAATGCGGCATTCCCACTGTCTGGGTATCAAAACAGAATCCAGCCTGTGAACAGCTCTCCTCTGCCCGGAATTCATTCTTGATCACTCTCCAAGGGGCCATGCAAGTGAATGTGGAAAAGGCCAACAATCTCCATCCAGACGTGGTGATCATCCGCCGCGGTGGCTGGATGAAATGTGGACATAACGCCAACACCCTCATCAGACCCATGAAAACCGATATGGGCGACTGTACGGCTCTCTACAGCCAGACGTGCCGCCTTGAGAGTCGCTGA
- a CDS encoding IS3 family transposase (programmed frameshift): MSRKRRNFTAEFKTRVALDALSGEHTLSELASRYGVHPNQVSQWKKQAKEQIVAGFAGKAQKTQQSDEARIKELHAKIGQLTVEKDFLQQAFKDMSCERRRDIVDKGHPMLSVRRQCEILKLHRSTYYYQPIGESASNLALMKRIDELFLELPFFGSRQMRNILRDEGHQLGRNRVRRLMRKMGLMAVYQKPRTSQPHPQHKTYPYLLRGKAITRPNQVWCADITYIPMKRGFLYLVAIMDWHSRAVLSWRLSNTMEADFCVSALEEALNRYGVPEIFNTDQGSQFTSYEFTRTLREAGARISMDGRGRWMDNVMIERLWRSLKYECVYLRELETGSELRQALAWWIDFYNNRRPHKAFDGRKPMEIYQEGPKPEGVPPLAWPHKAA, from the exons ATGTCCAGGAAAAGAAGGAACTTTACCGCCGAATTCAAGACCCGTGTCGCGTTGGATGCCTTGTCCGGCGAACACACCCTGTCCGAGCTCGCCAGCAGGTACGGCGTGCATCCCAACCAGGTTTCCCAGTGGAAGAAGCAGGCCAAGGAGCAGATCGTAGCTGGCTTTGCGGGCAAGGCCCAAAAGACCCAACAAAGCGATGAGGCCCGGATAAAAGAGCTTCACGCCAAGATCGGCCAGCTCACGGTGGAGAAGGATTTTTTGCAACAAGCCTTC AAAGATATGAGCTGCGAGCGAAGGCGAGACATCGTCGACAAGGGGCATCCGATGCTCAGTGTTCGACGGCAGTGCGAAATCCTCAAGCTGCACCGCTCAACGTACTATTACCAGCCGATCGGCGAGTCCGCGTCCAACTTGGCGCTCATGAAGCGCATCGACGAGTTGTTCCTGGAGTTGCCGTTCTTCGGCTCCCGGCAGATGCGCAACATCCTGCGCGATGAGGGCCATCAACTCGGGCGCAATCGCGTCCGGCGGCTCATGCGCAAGATGGGGTTGATGGCGGTCTATCAGAAGCCGCGAACCAGCCAGCCTCATCCGCAGCACAAGACGTATCCGTATCTGCTGCGCGGCAAGGCGATCACGAGGCCGAACCAGGTGTGGTGCGCCGACATCACGTACATCCCGATGAAGCGGGGCTTCCTGTACCTCGTGGCGATCATGGACTGGCACAGCCGCGCGGTGCTCTCCTGGCGGCTGTCGAACACCATGGAAGCGGACTTCTGCGTGTCCGCCCTGGAGGAGGCCCTGAACCGCTACGGCGTGCCCGAAATCTTCAACACGGACCAAGGCTCGCAGTTTACGAGCTACGAGTTCACACGGACGCTCCGGGAAGCCGGAGCCCGCATCTCCATGGACGGCCGCGGCCGCTGGATGGACAACGTCATGATCGAACGCCTGTGGCGATCACTGAAATACGAATGCGTGTATCTGCGGGAATTGGAAACGGGAAGCGAGTTGCGGCAGGCCCTGGCCTGGTGGATCGATTTCTACAACAACCGCCGCCCACACAAGGCGTTTGACGGCAGAAAGCCGATGGAGATATATCAGGAAGGCCCCAAGCCAGAGGGGGTACCCCCTCTGGCTTGGCCCCACAAGGCGGCGTAG
- a CDS encoding alpha/beta hydrolase family protein: MNKWCLLVVALVLMPNLAYGSIGFTSIVDASEAARPLMLSIWYPSDGDQSDIIGGNAVFRGEYAALDAKVVGKHPLIVLSHGGLRSTKDSGAWLSAALAKAGFIVIEVNAPRPENPAMAVDEIWQRPRDISRALSVILDNAAWADHIDEKKVAVIGFALGGTAALSLAGAELDAERYYESCADAGSIGADCTWFSSHNVALNQVDQDEFEQSRHDRRFTSAVLIAPEYLEAFSIESGMALAPTLLISLGSQEMKTLRLPHVEKKAIDEANRLDAFAVCTESGPQILLEEEGDAALCGTSPEERVRIHALIADMIVSFLARNF; this comes from the coding sequence ATGAATAAGTGGTGTTTATTGGTTGTGGCCTTGGTGCTTATGCCAAATCTTGCATATGGTTCGATCGGTTTTACATCGATAGTGGATGCTTCCGAAGCAGCTCGCCCTCTTATGCTATCCATATGGTATCCATCTGATGGGGATCAGTCTGATATTATTGGAGGTAATGCTGTATTTCGAGGAGAGTACGCTGCTCTCGATGCAAAGGTAGTAGGCAAACACCCGCTTATCGTACTCTCTCATGGCGGCTTGCGGTCTACAAAGGATTCCGGCGCGTGGCTTAGTGCTGCTTTGGCGAAGGCAGGCTTCATAGTCATTGAAGTCAATGCGCCACGTCCAGAAAATCCGGCAATGGCAGTAGACGAGATATGGCAACGCCCACGCGATATCAGCCGGGCTCTCAGTGTGATTTTAGACAACGCAGCTTGGGCGGATCATATTGATGAGAAAAAAGTTGCCGTTATCGGTTTTGCCCTTGGCGGCACAGCGGCTTTGTCTCTTGCGGGTGCAGAGCTTGACGCTGAAAGGTATTATGAATCATGTGCTGATGCGGGCTCAATAGGAGCCGATTGTACGTGGTTTTCGTCCCATAACGTTGCTTTGAATCAGGTCGATCAGGACGAGTTTGAGCAATCCAGACATGATCGTCGTTTTACCTCTGCAGTGTTGATAGCCCCCGAGTATCTGGAGGCATTTTCGATTGAGAGTGGAATGGCATTGGCTCCAACGCTGTTGATTTCACTTGGTAGCCAGGAGATGAAGACGCTCAGACTTCCTCATGTTGAGAAAAAAGCAATCGACGAGGCAAATCGCTTAGATGCGTTTGCTGTGTGCACCGAGTCTGGACCTCAAATCTTGCTTGAGGAGGAGGGCGATGCTGCTCTGTGTGGTACTTCTCCCGAGGAACGTGTTCGCATTCACGCATTGATTGCAGATATGATTGTATCTTTTTTGGCTCGTAACTTCTGA
- a CDS encoding sensor domain-containing diguanylate cyclase: MDIRGSVPGVRTGKISELSPLDSGKHSHLLVALARGAEALSSSKGWPDGVSELIADLGQTTGVSRVWLFQVLELTDKHMLMNFPFEWVDESTHALKKMGRYDTKHWNFETCSVTYRTLVASRRRKEWQTAIIHELDESDFKDYQMDQGVQSTLSVPVYVQGEWWGLLGLDDSTRPYQWKDEEISLVRMAAHLISSAVILDRLNSANRQFEILSNLTESNAWELDINSGYCWCDARIISGVSGLSDNVHLSILQVLRRIHPEDRGGLFYYLRNQLKRGELTFRQDMRILRDNEFVWSEVIAKISVDAIGRLQKMAGIAIDIPERKEKEEQLFREANLDTLTGVANRGAFDNHLKQMIRMFAEDGILFSLLLMDVDHFKAVNDTWGHGIGDMALKHVSQILQKTMRDGDFVARIGGEEFAMLVRCVEPETAEMIGERIRHNIEASPLITPEETVPLTVSIGIFNVSNESTLSDCESMLSKADVALYQAKSTGRNKVVTC, encoded by the coding sequence ATGGATATACGAGGAAGCGTACCCGGCGTACGTACCGGAAAGATTTCTGAGCTAAGTCCGCTGGACTCGGGCAAACACAGCCATCTTCTTGTCGCACTCGCTCGTGGTGCCGAAGCGCTCAGCAGCAGCAAGGGCTGGCCTGATGGCGTGTCTGAGCTGATCGCTGATCTGGGGCAGACCACGGGTGTCAGCCGTGTGTGGTTGTTTCAGGTGCTGGAGTTGACCGATAAGCACATGCTGATGAACTTTCCGTTTGAATGGGTGGATGAGAGTACGCACGCGCTAAAGAAAATGGGCCGGTACGACACCAAACACTGGAATTTTGAAACGTGTTCGGTCACTTATCGGACGCTGGTGGCAAGCCGCAGACGGAAAGAATGGCAGACGGCCATCATCCATGAGTTGGACGAGAGTGATTTCAAGGACTATCAGATGGATCAGGGTGTCCAGTCGACGTTGAGCGTTCCCGTGTATGTGCAGGGAGAGTGGTGGGGGCTGCTCGGTCTGGACGACAGCACGCGTCCATATCAATGGAAAGATGAGGAAATTTCTTTGGTGCGTATGGCGGCGCATCTCATCTCCAGTGCGGTTATTCTTGATCGACTGAACTCCGCCAACAGACAGTTCGAGATATTATCAAACCTGACGGAATCCAATGCGTGGGAGCTTGATATCAACAGCGGTTACTGCTGGTGCGATGCAAGGATCATTTCCGGAGTCAGCGGTCTGAGTGATAATGTGCACCTGTCCATTCTGCAGGTTTTGCGGCGCATTCATCCCGAGGATCGGGGCGGCCTCTTTTATTACCTGCGCAATCAGCTCAAACGCGGTGAACTGACCTTTCGTCAGGACATGCGTATCCTCCGCGACAACGAGTTTGTGTGGAGCGAAGTGATCGCGAAAATCAGTGTTGATGCCATAGGTCGGCTGCAGAAAATGGCTGGCATTGCCATTGATATCCCGGAGCGCAAGGAGAAAGAAGAGCAGCTATTCCGGGAAGCTAACCTGGATACCTTGACCGGAGTCGCCAATCGCGGGGCATTCGATAACCACCTGAAGCAGATGATCCGCATGTTTGCAGAGGACGGCATCCTGTTCAGTCTGCTTTTGATGGATGTGGATCATTTCAAAGCGGTCAATGACACATGGGGGCATGGCATTGGTGACATGGCACTCAAACATGTCTCGCAGATTCTGCAAAAGACCATGCGCGATGGCGATTTCGTCGCACGGATCGGAGGCGAGGAATTCGCCATGCTGGTGCGTTGTGTCGAGCCGGAGACAGCGGAAATGATTGGTGAGCGGATCCGTCACAATATTGAGGCTTCACCGCTTATCACACCGGAAGAAACGGTTCCACTGACTGTTTCCATTGGTATCTTCAACGTATCGAATGAATCCACACTGTCTGATTGTGAATCAATGCTTTCCAAGGCAGATGTCGCGCTCTACCAGGCAAAAAGCACCGGACGAAACAAGGTCGTGACCTGCTGA